The proteins below are encoded in one region of Alistipes communis:
- the dinB gene encoding DNA polymerase IV yields the protein MPQRKIIHIDMDAFYASVEQRDDPSLQGRPIAVGHDGPRGVVSTASYEARPYGVRSALPSVTARRLCPDLIFVPARFDVYKAVSQQVRDIFREYTELVEPLSLDEAFLDVTHERSATLVAREIKARIRRQTELTASAGVSVNKMLAKIASDYRKPDGLFTIAPSEVEAFVAALPVERFFGIGAVTAERMHRMGIHTGADLRQWDEAALVQRFGKAGHAYYGYARGVDEREVEPHRVRKSVGAETTFAEDTDDRTRLSMELAAVREEVWNRIQRHEFRGKTAVLKLKYDDFRQITRSKTLFTAIDSDEALCRVSEELLAGVDFHGRKVRLIGLTVGNTPEACADCVQLRFDFGEE from the coding sequence ATGCCGCAACGGAAGATCATACACATCGACATGGACGCCTTCTACGCCTCGGTCGAGCAGCGCGACGACCCCTCCCTGCAGGGCCGTCCGATCGCCGTGGGGCACGACGGGCCGCGCGGCGTGGTCTCGACGGCCAGCTACGAGGCGCGTCCCTACGGCGTGCGCTCGGCCCTTCCCTCCGTGACGGCGCGGCGGCTGTGCCCCGACCTGATCTTCGTTCCGGCGCGTTTCGACGTCTACAAGGCTGTCTCGCAGCAGGTTCGCGACATCTTCCGCGAATATACCGAGCTGGTGGAGCCGCTGTCGCTCGACGAAGCCTTTCTGGACGTGACGCATGAACGTTCGGCGACGCTCGTCGCCCGCGAGATCAAGGCCCGCATACGCCGGCAGACGGAGCTGACGGCTTCGGCCGGCGTGTCGGTCAACAAGATGCTGGCCAAGATCGCCTCGGACTACCGCAAGCCCGACGGGCTCTTCACGATCGCGCCCTCCGAGGTCGAGGCGTTCGTCGCCGCGCTGCCCGTCGAGCGCTTCTTCGGCATCGGCGCCGTGACGGCCGAGCGGATGCACCGCATGGGCATCCATACGGGCGCCGATCTGCGGCAGTGGGACGAGGCGGCGCTCGTGCAGCGCTTCGGCAAGGCCGGGCACGCCTACTACGGCTATGCGCGCGGCGTCGACGAGCGGGAGGTCGAGCCCCACCGCGTGCGCAAGTCGGTCGGCGCCGAGACGACCTTCGCCGAAGATACCGACGACCGCACACGGCTGAGTATGGAGCTGGCGGCCGTGCGCGAGGAGGTGTGGAACCGCATTCAGCGTCACGAGTTCCGGGGCAAGACCGCCGTGCTGAAACTCAAATACGACGACTTCCGCCAGATCACCCGATCGAAGACGCTCTTCACGGCCATCGACTCCGACGAAGCGCTCTGCCGCGTATCGGAGGAGCTGCTCGCGGGCGTCGATTTCCACGGCCGCAAGGTGCGGCTCATCGGCCTCACGGTGGGCAACACGCCCGAAGCCTGTGCCGACTGCGTGCAGTTGCGCTTCGACTTCGGCGAGGAGTGA
- the surE gene encoding 5'/3'-nucleotidase SurE, whose product MNERLIFLTNDDGFDSRGMEALIDIARRFGRVVVVAPERPQSGMSHAFTMLSPLFIRKVREEEGLEVYALSGTPVDCVKVAFDYLLRERKVDLVLSGINHGSNSAVALLYSGTMGAAIEGSFYDCPSIGLSLTDHRPDADFTAARIWGERIVRDVLEHPAPLPLCLNVNIPAGAPETIRGIRVCRQAQGLWREQFVCRQDPHGRDYLWLTGEFVNDEHGAEETDEWALTHGYVSVQPVQADQTDYRRMEEMRRLFDR is encoded by the coding sequence ATGAACGAACGATTGATTTTTTTGACCAACGACGACGGTTTCGATTCACGCGGCATGGAGGCCCTTATCGACATCGCCCGCCGATTCGGACGGGTGGTCGTCGTCGCTCCCGAAAGGCCGCAGAGCGGCATGAGCCACGCATTCACGATGCTCTCGCCCCTCTTCATCCGCAAGGTGCGCGAGGAGGAGGGATTGGAAGTTTACGCGCTCAGCGGCACGCCGGTCGACTGCGTGAAGGTCGCTTTCGACTACCTGCTCCGCGAGCGCAAGGTCGACCTGGTGCTTTCAGGCATCAACCACGGCTCCAATTCGGCCGTGGCGCTGCTCTATTCGGGCACGATGGGCGCTGCGATCGAAGGAAGCTTCTACGACTGTCCCTCGATCGGGCTATCGCTTACCGACCATCGCCCCGACGCCGATTTCACGGCGGCCAGGATCTGGGGCGAACGCATCGTCCGCGACGTGCTGGAACACCCTGCCCCGCTGCCGCTCTGCCTCAACGTGAACATTCCGGCCGGAGCGCCCGAGACGATCCGAGGCATCCGCGTCTGCCGGCAGGCGCAGGGGTTGTGGCGCGAACAGTTCGTCTGCCGACAGGACCCGCACGGGCGCGACTACCTGTGGCTCACGGGCGAGTTCGTCAACGACGAGCACGGAGCGGAGGAAACCGACGAATGGGCGCTCACGCACGGTTACGTCTCGGTACAGCCCGTACAGGCAGACCAGACGGACTACCGGCGCATGGAGGAAATGCGGCGGCTCTTCGACCGATAG
- a CDS encoding sensor histidine kinase → MMIKVFLIIAVIIQTVATVYALRLVRATKYNAVWILFIIGFSLLSVERIVQVMVVNGGVGIPHDTFSWLGVVISICMSIGVMYAHKLIRYIDRLNRQRQLMQKRILTAVLRTEEKSRSQFSKELHDGLGPLLSSAKMSLTALSREERTPAQREIIDNTTYVIDEAIRSLREISNNLSPQVLNDFGLARGIQNFISRSAALHSVRIRFTTNLRAERFDTDIEVILYRVVCELINNSLKHSGCSEINLSLSSGGDTLTLDYSDNGCGFNPAAVMDCGMGLSNIVSRVHSINGHCNVEGAKGKGMHAAIRVNVRGEASAAAGARRRTAARRRKRR, encoded by the coding sequence ATTATGATAAAAGTCTTTCTGATCATCGCCGTCATCATCCAGACCGTCGCGACGGTCTACGCCCTGCGGCTGGTGCGCGCCACGAAGTACAATGCCGTATGGATCCTCTTCATCATCGGCTTCTCGCTGCTCTCGGTCGAACGCATCGTGCAGGTCATGGTGGTCAACGGCGGCGTGGGCATCCCGCACGACACCTTCTCGTGGCTGGGCGTGGTGATCTCGATCTGCATGTCGATCGGCGTGATGTACGCCCACAAGCTGATCCGCTACATCGACCGCCTCAACCGCCAGCGACAATTGATGCAGAAGCGCATCCTCACGGCCGTGCTGCGTACCGAGGAGAAGTCGCGTTCGCAGTTCTCCAAGGAGCTGCACGACGGCCTGGGGCCGCTGCTCTCTTCGGCCAAGATGTCGCTCACGGCGCTGTCGCGCGAAGAGCGTACGCCGGCCCAGCGCGAGATCATCGACAACACGACCTACGTCATCGACGAGGCGATCCGCTCGCTGCGCGAAATTTCGAACAACCTTTCGCCGCAGGTGCTCAACGATTTCGGACTGGCGCGCGGCATCCAGAACTTCATCTCGCGCAGCGCGGCGCTGCACAGCGTGCGCATCCGCTTCACGACCAACCTGCGCGCGGAACGGTTCGACACCGACATCGAGGTGATCCTCTACCGCGTGGTGTGCGAACTGATAAACAACTCGCTCAAACACTCGGGTTGCAGCGAGATCAACCTGTCGCTCTCGTCGGGCGGCGACACGCTGACGCTCGACTACTCGGACAACGGCTGCGGCTTCAACCCCGCGGCGGTGATGGATTGCGGCATGGGGCTTTCGAACATCGTTTCGCGCGTCCACTCCATCAACGGGCACTGCAACGTAGAGGGAGCCAAGGGCAAGGGGATGCACGCCGCCATCCGCGTCAACGTACGGGGCGAAGCCTCCGCCGCAGCCGGTGCGAGACGCCGCACCGCCGCACGCCGCAGAAAAAGACGCTGA
- a CDS encoding response regulator: MEKTCKIILVDDHSLFRNGLRGLLAAHPGYEVVGEAASGEEFLTMLPALAADVAFMDIAMPGMAGDEATVQALGLQPDLKIITLSMYGEEVYYTRMMTAGAKGFLLKDSDFSEVIEAIDTVSAGGSYICHELLVQLTGRLHTPQRAQSLLDGGEELSSREQEILVMVCRGLSNQEIADELFISKRTVDKHRANILEKTGCKNTANLVVYAIKRGLVEI, from the coding sequence ATGGAAAAAACGTGCAAAATCATACTGGTCGACGACCATTCGCTCTTCCGCAACGGGCTGCGCGGACTGCTGGCTGCACACCCGGGATACGAGGTGGTCGGCGAGGCCGCTTCGGGCGAGGAGTTCCTGACGATGCTGCCGGCGCTCGCGGCCGATGTCGCATTCATGGATATCGCCATGCCCGGAATGGCGGGCGACGAGGCGACCGTGCAGGCGTTGGGGCTGCAACCCGATCTGAAAATCATCACGCTGTCGATGTACGGCGAAGAGGTCTACTACACGCGTATGATGACCGCCGGAGCCAAAGGTTTCCTGTTGAAGGACAGCGACTTCTCGGAGGTGATCGAAGCGATCGACACCGTCTCGGCCGGGGGCAGCTACATCTGCCACGAGCTGCTCGTGCAGCTCACCGGCAGACTGCACACGCCGCAGCGTGCGCAATCGCTGCTCGACGGCGGCGAAGAGTTGTCGTCGCGCGAGCAGGAGATTCTGGTCATGGTTTGCAGGGGGCTGTCGAACCAGGAGATCGCCGATGAACTCTTCATCTCGAAGCGCACGGTAGACAAGCACCGCGCCAACATCCTCGAAAAGACGGGATGCAAGAACACGGCCAACCTGGTCGTCTACGCCATCAAGCGGGGATTGGTGGAGATTTAA
- a CDS encoding lipocalin-like domain-containing protein: MSIFRWTALLAFCCICTACGGSDDTPAPVLSTEQVAGIWKLKSWTGEAQNPDGTSYTFSDVVYVYVELHEDNTYALYQNVSAVGAVKFTGSYSLEASTIRGFYSTSAGSKAWSDSYEIGNLSGSAMTWTASHAAGDVQQFVRVETVPQEVLDASAEVRSAAVPAAGGIW, translated from the coding sequence ATGAGCATTTTTCGATGGACGGCGCTGCTGGCGTTCTGCTGCATCTGCACGGCATGCGGCGGCAGCGACGATACGCCGGCGCCCGTACTGAGCACCGAACAGGTGGCGGGCATCTGGAAGTTGAAGAGCTGGACGGGAGAAGCGCAAAACCCAGACGGCACGAGCTATACCTTCTCCGACGTGGTCTACGTCTATGTCGAACTGCACGAGGACAATACCTATGCGCTCTACCAGAACGTCAGCGCCGTGGGCGCCGTGAAATTCACGGGCAGCTACTCGCTCGAAGCCTCGACCATCCGGGGCTTTTACAGCACCTCGGCCGGATCGAAGGCGTGGTCGGACTCCTACGAGATCGGCAACCTGTCGGGCAGTGCGATGACATGGACCGCCAGCCACGCCGCGGGCGACGTGCAACAGTTCGTCCGCGTCGAGACCGTGCCGCAGGAGGTGCTCGACGCCTCGGCCGAAGTGCGCTCCGCCGCCGTACCGGCGGCGGGAGGCATCTGGTAG
- a CDS encoding phage integrase SAM-like domain-containing protein, with the protein MGVDRSESTWWCYRAVLGHLRAFLKHEYNLHHIPLLELEQSFIEQYHVYLKTVCRSKAGSVCRYIDCLNNVVRISFNNGLMPRNPFALYRYSAPTEPRTFLSEEVLRIFQTSRLKSAKHEYHRGLSLFSCFTEICYKDMRYLTCEQIIPDTKGHLRMHGNRCKTGGEYMVKFLPADLRLLEKYRGTAPRRLHSICRDLPKSGNEECDFTLWTTCKENVRFLFFNKLIRSSLRKFCHCYFILFFRKDFLSLFKAHLPVYEPNSIHIHIHILILT; encoded by the coding sequence ATCGGCGTAGATCGCTCGGAAAGTACCTGGTGGTGCTATCGGGCGGTGCTGGGTCATCTCCGAGCCTTTCTGAAACACGAGTACAACCTCCACCATATTCCGCTGCTCGAATTGGAACAGTCGTTCATCGAGCAATATCACGTCTATTTGAAAACTGTCTGCCGTTCGAAGGCGGGAAGCGTATGCCGCTACATAGATTGTTTGAACAACGTGGTGAGAATTTCGTTCAACAACGGTCTTATGCCGCGGAATCCGTTCGCACTTTACCGCTATTCCGCTCCGACGGAACCGAGAACCTTTCTCAGCGAGGAGGTACTGCGGATTTTTCAGACGTCGCGATTGAAGAGTGCCAAACACGAATACCACCGCGGCCTGTCTCTCTTTTCCTGTTTTACGGAAATCTGCTACAAAGACATGCGCTATCTGACCTGTGAACAAATCATACCGGACACGAAGGGGCACCTGCGGATGCACGGTAACCGTTGCAAGACGGGTGGAGAATATATGGTCAAATTTCTACCCGCAGATTTGCGTCTTCTGGAAAAATATCGCGGAACAGCTCCTCGTCGCTTGCATTCGATATGCCGGGACTTACCGAAAAGCGGAAATGAAGAGTGCGATTTTACGCTTTGGACCACCTGTAAGGAAAATGTAAGATTTTTATTTTTCAACAAATTGATTAGAAGCAGTTTGCGAAAATTCTGTCATTGCTATTTCATCCTCTTTTTCCGAAAAGATTTCCTATCTTTGTTCAAGGCGCATCTTCCGGTTTACGAACCGAACTCCATACACATACACATACACATTCTCATTCTAACCTAA
- a CDS encoding RHS repeat domain-containing protein, producing the protein MKHPAFVCCAVSFLFLGATSVQAQETSDLTDVHFYPPSAVSMMKYIDYPVSHRTGIPEISIPLYTVRSGSLELPVNLSFHLDDFTRVNQLAGAAGAGWSLSCDLQVSRIINGRDDFHASGYLSTGTSYTNIDKNTPEIVPSDQHLFSMWIKNIDEEPDKFYYKLLGSSGAFYIEKELGPTTVPMNGDRIDYANRNGNTDFSIVGSDGTKYSFSSQYVDWVRDFNAMEAPAPTAWKCTRIESADGSDAITFSYLPYESNLVRQLEGSHDLYDDAEISGSGSSMFESLARAPRQELHYGMNTSCDYFLRGDNEIADGWEMETAPEQDESAQFARKVLNTIHTHYIDRIEFRGGSLQFVYEQYNSNRTAIRRPILTRIEVYDLQGVLRKTILLTQSIDTGYYLDENLAMMYGRYLNALTIDAQRYRFEYGAMHYGDSFSDFWGHARMGSYDRGIPAIARHYTTIEKGSSPRDRHGNRLIDTPLSEYEKYIPSYYTSEIYLYTASPKKLLTITYPTGGYTEFHCDHNQFCDRSGTNRYISSYRIRDIRAFDRDSMLLKQTHYEYGANESGNGIIRHEPDTSEEQGNCHTLQTIVYYETYNGATTNTLRLRCRTYYPHTTYRTNYNDGSHVQYDEVAEYQSEGGVLSGKTVYKYTLDPPLEGSLNRPAIALPGSPYPMEMESWHQGSLDSVIQYKYVDGRFEWLVRRDYTYMPYLSAKKIFRGRVWPTTRHVQIEANGSLREQPRLTTSPYDDNKNTYSYSYNAIDVGCMQLSEEVIEQREDDGRILRRRTNYYYDTNPYTASRKETTYADGRTVTERTLYAEDYLPSSVQTMLDRNLLSLPLERVVYTDETVTHGDTFRYDLYGRPDSLSTLASLDLSPASFRFSNRSSTGGKGAYTPDTHYIGRASLRYDADGNICEVQAVGQPPICYLWGYKGQYLVAEIRNAAYDEVTTALGAATVEHIRTSVVLSEGDLAALDGLRTSRKEWHVTTATYIPLVGMASMTDPSGRETTYEYDAFGRLISVKDGKGEQVQSYDYHFATENR; encoded by the coding sequence ATGAAGCATCCGGCCTTTGTATGTTGCGCCGTGTCGTTCCTGTTTCTCGGAGCGACGTCCGTACAGGCGCAGGAGACGTCCGATCTGACGGACGTCCATTTCTATCCGCCGTCGGCGGTGTCGATGATGAAGTACATCGACTATCCCGTTTCGCACCGCACGGGAATTCCCGAAATCTCGATCCCGCTCTACACCGTCAGATCGGGATCGCTGGAGCTGCCCGTGAACCTGAGTTTCCACCTCGACGACTTCACGCGCGTGAACCAGCTCGCCGGCGCGGCCGGCGCAGGATGGTCGCTGAGCTGCGACTTGCAGGTCTCGCGCATCATCAACGGCCGTGATGATTTTCACGCCTCGGGTTATCTGTCTACGGGCACATCCTACACCAATATCGACAAGAATACTCCCGAAATCGTTCCTTCGGATCAACATCTCTTTTCGATGTGGATTAAGAATATAGACGAAGAGCCCGACAAGTTTTACTATAAGCTTCTCGGTAGCAGCGGTGCATTCTACATCGAGAAAGAGCTGGGGCCGACGACCGTACCGATGAACGGCGATAGGATCGATTATGCGAACCGCAACGGGAATACAGATTTTAGTATCGTGGGTAGTGACGGAACAAAATACAGTTTCTCATCGCAGTACGTCGATTGGGTGCGAGATTTCAACGCGATGGAGGCTCCGGCACCGACTGCATGGAAATGCACTCGTATCGAGAGTGCCGACGGCAGCGATGCGATCACCTTCTCGTACCTACCTTATGAATCCAATCTGGTTCGACAATTGGAGGGATCGCACGATTTGTACGACGATGCCGAGATTTCAGGTTCCGGCTCTTCAATGTTTGAATCGCTGGCTCGAGCGCCCCGACAGGAGCTGCATTACGGAATGAATACTTCGTGCGATTATTTTCTGAGAGGAGACAATGAAATTGCCGACGGTTGGGAGATGGAAACTGCGCCCGAACAGGATGAAAGCGCACAATTTGCCCGCAAAGTCCTCAATACGATACACACCCATTACATCGACAGAATCGAATTCCGCGGCGGTTCCCTGCAATTCGTCTACGAACAATACAACTCCAATCGCACAGCGATTCGCAGGCCCATTCTGACACGTATCGAGGTTTACGATCTGCAAGGCGTGCTGCGCAAGACGATCCTGCTGACACAATCCATCGATACGGGGTATTACCTCGACGAAAATTTGGCCATGATGTACGGCCGTTACCTGAACGCACTGACGATCGACGCTCAACGTTATCGATTCGAGTATGGAGCGATGCACTACGGAGATTCTTTCTCGGATTTCTGGGGACATGCGCGTATGGGCAGCTACGACCGCGGAATTCCTGCTATTGCACGCCATTATACGACGATCGAGAAAGGCAGCTCACCCCGAGACCGTCACGGTAACAGATTGATCGATACGCCTCTTTCGGAATATGAGAAATATATTCCGTCGTACTATACATCCGAGATTTATCTCTATACGGCATCCCCTAAAAAACTGCTTACGATTACCTATCCCACAGGCGGCTATACGGAGTTCCACTGCGACCACAACCAGTTCTGCGATCGTTCAGGCACAAACCGTTATATCTCGAGTTACCGCATTCGGGACATCCGTGCGTTCGATCGTGACAGTATGTTGCTCAAACAGACACACTACGAATACGGAGCCAATGAAAGCGGCAACGGCATCATTCGTCATGAACCCGATACGAGCGAGGAACAGGGTAATTGCCATACCTTACAGACGATCGTCTATTATGAGACGTACAATGGAGCGACAACGAACACCCTGCGGTTACGTTGCAGGACATATTATCCTCATACGACGTATCGCACCAACTACAACGACGGGAGCCATGTCCAGTACGACGAGGTGGCCGAATACCAAAGCGAAGGTGGAGTTCTGTCCGGAAAAACCGTCTACAAATATACGCTCGATCCGCCGCTCGAGGGCTCGCTGAATCGCCCCGCAATAGCACTCCCCGGAAGTCCCTATCCCATGGAAATGGAATCTTGGCATCAAGGAAGTCTCGATTCCGTCATCCAATACAAGTATGTCGACGGTCGTTTCGAATGGCTCGTCCGCAGAGATTATACCTATATGCCGTATCTCTCGGCTAAGAAAATTTTCAGAGGACGTGTCTGGCCAACTACCCGGCATGTACAGATCGAAGCGAATGGCTCCTTACGGGAACAACCTCGGTTGACAACTTCACCCTACGACGACAATAAAAATACATATAGTTACTCCTACAATGCCATCGACGTGGGTTGTATGCAGCTTTCGGAGGAGGTTATCGAGCAGCGCGAAGACGACGGACGCATTCTGCGCCGACGGACGAACTATTATTACGACACGAATCCCTATACCGCCAGCCGCAAGGAGACGACCTACGCCGACGGACGAACCGTCACCGAGCGGACGCTCTACGCCGAAGACTACCTGCCGTCGAGCGTGCAGACGATGCTCGATCGCAACCTTCTCTCGCTCCCGCTCGAACGGGTCGTCTATACCGACGAGACCGTCACGCACGGCGATACGTTCCGCTACGATCTCTACGGGCGTCCCGACAGCCTCTCGACGCTGGCTTCGCTCGACCTCTCGCCCGCATCGTTCCGCTTCTCGAACCGCAGCTCTACGGGCGGGAAAGGCGCCTATACGCCCGACACGCATTACATCGGACGGGCGTCGCTGCGCTACGACGCCGACGGCAACATCTGCGAGGTGCAGGCCGTGGGACAGCCTCCGATCTGTTATCTGTGGGGCTACAAGGGTCAGTACCTCGTGGCCGAAATCCGCAACGCCGCATACGACGAGGTGACGACCGCCTTGGGTGCGGCGACCGTCGAGCATATCCGTACCTCGGTCGTGCTGTCGGAGGGCGATCTTGCGGCGCTCGACGGCCTGCGAACCAGCCGCAAGGAGTGGCACGTCACCACGGCGACATACATCCCGCTGGTGGGGATGGCCTCGATGACCGATCCTTCGGGACGTGAAACCACCTACGAGTACGATGCGTTCGGCCGCCTGATCTCGGTCAAAGACGGTAAGGGCGAACAAGTCCAATCTTATGATTATCATTTTGCTACGGAAAACCGGTAA